In Gemmatimonadaceae bacterium, the genomic window GATGCTGCCCTGCCCGACGATTGGGAAATCGTCCCCCTCATCAAGGTCGGATCTGACCTCGCGCCGCGGGCGCGCGAGTACTGTCGCTCGCTCCGCCGTATGAGCCCTGCGGCTCCGCTCATCGAGGTGCCCTATCCCAACAACCGGGTGGAAATCCGCTACGTGAGCGAGTCGCGGCGCACGGAGCGGCTCACCGGCGGCGTGCCGCCATGGAGTTGGGCCGGGCTGCAACCGCTCCTCCACGGGCTCGACGCGCTCTACATCAACCTGCTCGCCGGGTGGGAGGTGGACCTCGAGACCGCCCAGCTCATCCGGCAGCACTTCCGGGGGCCGATCTACTGCGACCTCCATTCGCTGATGCTTGCCATCCAGCCCGACGGCCTGCGGACCCCACGACCGCTGCCCAACGTGCGCGACTGGTGTGCCTGTTTCGACCTGATCCAGGTGAACGAGGACGAAATGGCCCTGATGGCGCCCGACCCGCTGGCCCTGGCCGCCACGGCGCTCGACGCCGGCGCGCGGTGTTTGGTGGTTACGCTGGGGGCCCGGGGCGCCGTGTACTTCGCGGCGCCGGACTTCGAGCGGCTGAGCGATCTGCACCGTCCGCGGCCGCTGGGGGCGACGGCGGGGCCGCTGCGCTCGGCGCTCGTGCCGACGCCCGTGTCAAGTCCGGCCGGGGGCGACCCGACGGGTTGTGGAGACGTATGGGGCGCGACCTATTTCTCTCGGCTGCTCGCCGGTGATATGTTGCGGCACGCCATCCTCGCCGCGCATCGCGCGGCCGGCCGAAACCTGGAGCACCGCGGAGCCACCGGGCTCGCGCAACACCTTCGAGGGGAACTCAGCGCCACGTGACCACCGTCATCAACGTCCCGCCGTCGCTCGACGATCAGTCGTTCGAGCAGGTGCTGGAACAGCTGGCGCCCGTGCCAATGGACGAGAAGGTCCTGGTCGACGCGCGCCACTGCCGGTGGGCATCGCCCTACGGGCTCACGGCGCTGCTCGCGCTGGCCCAGACGCGAGCCGAGCGGCCGGCGTTCGCGGCGCCCGAGGGTGAGGAGACGGTGGGCTACTGGGCCCGCACCGACTTCTTCAAGTACGCCGACGAGCTGTACGAGCTGCACGGGACCGTCCCCAAGCGCGCGGGCGGCGACTCGCGCGTCCTGCTCGAGGTCACGCCGGTGGCGAAGAGCGAGGACGTGCACGAGGTGGTGGAGCGCATCCAGCAGAAGGCCCAGCAGATCATCAGCACCGAGCTCAATCTCGACGCCAAGGCCACGGTGGGCTTCGCGATGACGCTCTCCGAGATCTGCCAGAACATCGTCGAACACGCCGGCCGCGGCGGTTGGGTTGCCGTCCAGGCCTACACCTGGAAGAAGCGGCTCGGGCGGCGCGTGGTTCAGATCGCCGTGTGCGACGCCGGCATGGGGTTCCGCAACTCGCTGGAGGGCGCGCCGGGCCGGGTGCGCGACGACCGGTGGGACGACGGCGCGGCGCTGGAGGCGGCGGTGATCCGCGGCGTGAGCCGGTTCCGCGATCCGGGGCGCGGCCAGGGGCTGTCGGGCGTGCGGCGGTATTGCGGCCGATGGGAAGGCAAACTCTCAATTCGCAGTGGCACGGCGCGCATCGCGCTCGTGCCCAAGTGGGATGAGGACGTCCCGCTTGAGGAAGATCTCTCCCCCTTTCCCGGTGCTCAGGTGCAGGTCACGATCCCTGAGCGCACGGCAGGCAAAGAATGAACCACATCGACCTGGGCACCGTGCTGCGGCAGACGGTATCGGCCAATCTCTACTCGAACCTCGTGACCCGGCCCACGGGGGCCGCGGTGCGCAATCAGATCGAGTTGCTCATGCGCGAGGCCCATGAGCGCACCCTCACCGTCCTCGATTTTTCCCACGTGTCGATGATGGACTTCTCGTGCGCCGACGAGGTGATCGCCAAGCTGTTGTTGCGCTACTGTGACGAGAATCCGCCGCACGAAGCGTACTTCCTGTTCCGCGGCATGACCGACGACCACTGGGAGGCCATCGAGACGGTGCTCGAGCGCCACGGCCTGGCGCTGGCCATCGAGCAGGAAGACGGAGTGCACGTGGTGGGGGTGCTCAGCGAGCGCGAGCGCCGGGCGTGGGAGGCGGTTCAGCGGCACGGGCGCGCCGCGGCCGCCGACCTGGCTGGCGAGATCGGCGAGGACGAGCCCGACATCCGCCGCACGCTCGACGCGTTGTGGCGCCGTCGCCTGGTCATGCGTCTGGATGAGGAATACGTGGTGCTCGGAGGAGAGCGTGGCTGAACGGCTCCACCGTCCGTTGCGGGTGGCGCAGTTGATCGCCACCAAGCCGGACGACCCGGCGCGCGGATCGGC contains:
- a CDS encoding carbohydrate kinase family protein — translated: MKRLGLIGTFVWDIIYGRDVRQLPIEEWGGVTYTLAGLDAALPDDWEIVPLIKVGSDLAPRAREYCRSLRRMSPAAPLIEVPYPNNRVEIRYVSESRRTERLTGGVPPWSWAGLQPLLHGLDALYINLLAGWEVDLETAQLIRQHFRGPIYCDLHSLMLAIQPDGLRTPRPLPNVRDWCACFDLIQVNEDEMALMAPDPLALAATALDAGARCLVVTLGARGAVYFAAPDFERLSDLHRPRPLGATAGPLRSALVPTPVSSPAGGDPTGCGDVWGATYFSRLLAGDMLRHAILAAHRAAGRNLEHRGATGLAQHLRGELSAT
- a CDS encoding ATP-binding protein, yielding MTTVINVPPSLDDQSFEQVLEQLAPVPMDEKVLVDARHCRWASPYGLTALLALAQTRAERPAFAAPEGEETVGYWARTDFFKYADELYELHGTVPKRAGGDSRVLLEVTPVAKSEDVHEVVERIQQKAQQIISTELNLDAKATVGFAMTLSEICQNIVEHAGRGGWVAVQAYTWKKRLGRRVVQIAVCDAGMGFRNSLEGAPGRVRDDRWDDGAALEAAVIRGVSRFRDPGRGQGLSGVRRYCGRWEGKLSIRSGTARIALVPKWDEDVPLEEDLSPFPGAQVQVTIPERTAGKE